A genome region from Salvelinus alpinus chromosome 26, SLU_Salpinus.1, whole genome shotgun sequence includes the following:
- the rpl14 gene encoding large ribosomal subunit protein eL14, translated as MVFKRYVEIGRVAYISFGPHAGSLVAIVDVIDQNRALVDGPCTGVKRQSMPFKCMQLTDYVIKVPHSARQKFVRRAWEKAQVTEKWAESNWAKKIEARRKRAQMSDFDRFKVMKAKRMRNKIIKHEVKKLQKEAAKKA; from the exons ATG GTGTTCAAGCGCTACGTCGAGATTGGCCGCGTCGCCTACATCTCTTTCGGACCCCACGCAGGCAGCCTGGTGGCCATCGTCGATGTCATCGATCAAAACAGA GCGCTGGTGGATGGTCCCTGCACAGGGGTGAAGAGGCAGTCGATGCCTTTCAAGTGCATGCAGCTCACTGACTACGTCATCAAAGTACCACACAG CGCTCGTCAGAAGTTTGTGAGACGCGCCTGGGAGAAGGCCCAAGTCACTGAGAAGTGGGCAGAAAGCAACTGGGCCAAGAAGATCGAAGCCAGGCGAAAG AGGGCCCAGATGTCCGACTTTGACCGCTTCAAGGTGATGAAGGCCAAAAGGATG AGGAACAAGATCATCAAGCACGAGGTGAAAAAGCTGCAGAAAGAGGCAGCGAAGAAGGCGTGA